One segment of Meriones unguiculatus strain TT.TT164.6M chromosome 3, Bangor_MerUng_6.1, whole genome shotgun sequence DNA contains the following:
- the LOC110558768 gene encoding large ribosomal subunit protein eL29-like — protein MAQKRHQETWSQRYESLKGVDPKLLRNMRFAKKHNRKGLKKMQANNAKAMSARAEAIKALVKPAAVKPKMPNGPRCKLSRLAFITHPKLGKRIRSYMAKGRRLCQPKPKVQTKAEATAPAKTQASAPAQAPKGAQGPVKAR, from the coding sequence ATGGCACAGAAACGGCATCAAGAAACCTGGTCACAAAGATACGAGTCTCTTAAGGGGGTGGACCCCAAACTCTTGAGGAACATGCGCTTTGCCAAGAAGCACAACAGGAAAGgcctgaagaagatgcaggcaaacaACGCAAAGGCAATGAGTGCACGAGCAGAGGCCATCAAGGCCCTTGTGAAGCCTGCGGCTGTTAAACCCAAGATGCCAAATGGCCCCAGGTGCAAACTCAGCCGTCTGGCTTTCATCACTCACCCCAAGCTTGGGAAGCGGATTCGAAGCTACATGGCTAAGGGTCGTAGGCTCTGCCAACCAAAGCCCAAGGTTCAAACCAAGGCAGAGGCCACAGCTCCAGCTAAGACCCAGGCTTCAGCTCCAGCTCAAGCTCCCAAAGGTGCCCAGGGCCCTGTGAAGGCCCGGTAG